Proteins encoded together in one Camelina sativa cultivar DH55 chromosome 9, Cs, whole genome shotgun sequence window:
- the LOC104712438 gene encoding aldehyde oxidase GLOX-like, with protein sequence MINSKSTFILTLTILICLSIAILSEGQATPFLLQFDRWEMLLPSIGISAMHMQLLHNGMVIMFDRTDFGISNVSLPGGICRYDPTDTAVKFDCSAHSVLYDVVSNSYRPLQVQTDTWCSSGAVLPNGTLVQTGGYNDGERAARMFTPCGYSETCDWIEFPQYLSQRRWYATNQILPDGRIIVAGGRRQFNYEFFPRHSSSSRSSRFEFLRETSDGSDENNLYPFIHLLPDGNLFVFANTRSIVFDYKTNRVVKEFPEIPGGDPRNYPSSGSSVLFPLDETNDTNVQVEIMVCGGSPRGGFSRGFVRATSTCGRLKLSDQNPSWEMETMPLPRVMGDMLLLPTGDVIIVNGAGTGTAGWEKARDPVIQPLIYHPFDHLFSVMSTPTRPRMYHSSAVLLPDGRVLVGGSNPHVYYNFTNVEYPTDLSLEAYSPPYLSFTSDPIRPKILTSDKVLSYKRLFNVDFSIPQFLTVDLLSVRIVAPSFTTHSFAMNQRMVILKLLSVTRDQLTNS encoded by the coding sequence ATGATCAACTCAAAAAGTACATTCATCCTCACATTAACTATCCTAATATGCCTCTCCATAGCCATATTATCCGAAGGTCAAGCTACCCCTTTTCTATTGCAATTCGATCGATGGGAAATGTTGCTTCCGAGCATCGGCATATCCGCCATGCACATGCAACTTCTCCACAACGGCATGGTCATAATGTTCGACCGTACTGATTTTGGTATCTCAAATGTTTCTCTACCCGGAGGCATCTGTAGATATGATCCTACTGACACCGCCGTCAAGTTCGATTGCAGCGCACACTCGGTTCTCTACGATGTTGTCTCCAACTCATACCGTCCCTTGCAAGTCCAAACCGATACATGGTGTTCTTCTGGTGCGGTTCTTCCCAATGGAACATTAGTTCAAACCGGTGGATACAACGATGGTGAGCGCGCTGCTCGAATGTTTACCCCTTGTGGTTATAGTGAAACATGTGACTGGATTGAGTTTCCTCAGTATCTATCCCAACGTAGATGGTATGCCACCAACCAAATTTTACCCGATGGACGAATCATTGTGGccggaggaagaagacaatTCAACTATGAATTTTTCCCTCGACATAGTTCTAGCTCTAGAAGCTCAAGATTTGAGTTCCTCAGAGAAACTTCAGATGGAAGTGACGAGAACAATTTATATCCGTTCATACATCTTTTGCCTGATGGAAACTTATTTGTCTTCGCTAACACAAGATCCATTGTGTTCGATTACAAAACGAACCGTGTCGTGAAAGAGTTTCCAGAGATTCCAGGTGGTGATCCAAGGAACTATCCAAGCAGTGGTTCTTCTGTACTATTCCCATTGGATGAAACCAACGACACTAACGTGCAAGTTGAGATAATGGTCTGTGGAGGCTCTCCTAGAGGCGGCTTCTCACGTGGATTCGTGCGTGCCACTTCCACGTGCGGGAGGCTAAAACTGTCCGATCAGAATCCAAGTTGGGAAATGGAAACCATGCCCTTGCCACGTGTCATGGGGGACATGCTACTCTTACCCACGGGTGACGTTATCATTGTAAACGGAGCCGGAACTGGTACGGCCGGGTGGGAAAAGGCACGTGACCCGGTTATCCAACCCTTGATATATCACCCGTTTGATCATCTCTTCTCTGTTATGTCCACGCCAACGCGTCCTAGGATGTACCATTCCTCAGCTGTTTTATTACCAGACGGTCGTGTTTTAGTTGGTGGAAGTAACCCTCATGTTTATTACAATTTTACCAACGTGGAGTATCCAACGGATTTGAGCCTCGAGGCTTATTCTCCACCGTATCTATCTTTCACATCTGACCCAATACGTCCCAAGATATTGACAAGCGACAAAGTATTAAGTTACAAGAGGTTGTTTAACGTCGATTTCTCCATACCTCAGTTTCTGACCGTTGATCTTCTCTCTGTGAGGATAGTTGCACCTTCCTTCACTACGCACTCCTTTGCCATGAATCAGAGGATGGTAATCTTGAAGCTACTCTCTGTGACGCGTGACCAGCTAACAAATTCCTAG
- the LOC104712439 gene encoding uncharacterized protein LOC104712439: MFSHQKWKFSWSQIATVASVIVLVSLVHLFLGPVVPSFDSLSVRQAQNLCGPSNESITQVTGDSSQSLFVAFDRRFPADSHGAVVYRNASWKAEIGQWLSSCHAVAKEVDIIEPIGGRKCVNDCSGQGVCNHEFGICRCFLGYTGEDCSQKQRLDCNYEKTPEMPYGPWVVSICSTHCDTTRAMCFCGEGTKYPNRPVPESCGFQINSPGNPDDPKMTDWSKPDLDILTTNSSKQGWCNVDPEDAYALKVQIKEECDCKYDCLWGRFCEIPVQCTCVNQCSGHGKCRGGFCQCNKGWFGTDCSIPSTLSTVGDWPQWLRPAHLEVPSDKEVPGNIINLSAVVKKKRPLIYIYDLPPDFNSLLLEGRHFKLECVNRIYDERNATVWTDYLYGSQMAFYENILATTHRTLNAEEADFFFVPVLDSCIITRADDAPHLNMQNHTGLRSSLTLEFYKRAYDHIVEKYPYWNRTSGRDHIWFFSWDEGACYAPKEIWNSMMLVHWGNTNSKHNHSTTAYRGDNWDSISDERRGDHPCFDPRKDLVIPAWKVPDPHSMRANYWARPREKRKTLFYFNGNLGPAYENGRPEDSYSMGIRQKLAEEFGSSPNIEGKLGKQHTEDVIVTPLRSDNYHKDIANSIFCGAFPGDGWSGRMEDSILQGCVPVIIQDGIYLPYENVLNYESFAVRVSEDDIPNLINTLRGFSEAEIQFRLANVKKLWQRFLFRDSILLEAERQKASYGLEEDWAVQFSKLKHDDIFATFIQTLHFKLHNDPWRQEQVVNRTKDYGLPQECLHRTS; the protein is encoded by the exons ATGTTTTCTCACCAGAAATGGAAGTTCTCATGGTCTCAGATAGCTACCGTTGCTTCTGTCATTGTTCTGGTTTCACTGGTTCATCTGTTTCTCGGTCCTGTAGTGCCTTCTTTTGATTCTCTTAGTGTAAGGCAAGCTCAGAATCTTTGTGGACCAAGTAATGAATCAATCACACAAGTTACTGGAGACTCGAGTCAATCACTTTTTGTTGCCTTTGATCGCCGGTTTCCTGCTGACTCACACGGTGCAGTTGTTTATCGAAATGCCTCGTGGAAAGCTGAGATTGGACAATGGCTTTCTAGTTGTCATGCAGTTGCCAAAGAAGTTGACATCATTGAA CCAATTGGTGGGAGAAAGTGTGTGAATGATTGTAGTGGTCAAGGTGTTTGTAACCATGAATTTGGAATTTGCCGTTGCTTCCTTGGATATACTG GGGAAGACTGTTCGCAAAAGCAGCGCTTAGATTGCAATTACGAGAAAACACCTGAGATGCCATATGGTCCATGGGTTGTTTCGATCTGTTCTACACATTGTGATACCACAAGAGCAATGTGCTTTTGTGGAGAAGGCACAAAATATCCAAATCGTCCAGTGCCAGAGTCGTGTGGATTTCAAATCAA TTCGCCGGGGAATCCTGATGACCCTAAAATGACAGATTGGTCGAAACCAGACTTAGATATTCTAACAACAAACAGTAGCAAACAAGGATGGTGCAATGTGGATCCAGAAGATGCATACGCTTTAAAGGTGCAAATCAAAGAGGAATGTGACTGCAAATATGATTGTCTTTGGGGACGATTCTGTGAAATTCCTGTACAATGTACTTGTGTTAATCAGTGCTCTGGACATGGCAAATGCCGAGGAGGTTTCTGCCAG TGTAATAAAGGCTGGTTTGGAACAGATTGTAGTATACCATCCACTCTCTCGACAGTTGGAGACTGGCCTCAATGGCTTCGACCAGCACATCTTGAAGTTCCAAGTGATAAGGAAGTCCCTGGAAATATCATTAATCTAAGTGCTGTGGTGAAGAAAAAGAGGCCTCTTATATACATCTATGATCTACCCCCAGACTTCAACAGTTTACTTCTTGAG GGCCGGCATTTTAAACTTGAGTGTGTTAATAGGATCTATGATGAGAGGAATGCAACAGTATGGACAGATTATCTATATGGTTCCCAG ATGGCATTCTACGAGAACATTTTGGCCACCACTCATCGTACACTGAATGCCGAAGAGGCagatttcttctttgttcctgTTCTTGATTCATGCATTATTACTCGTGCTGATGATGCACCTCACCTTAACATGCAG AATCATACAGGATTAAGAAGCTCACTTACCTTAGAGTTCTACAAAAGGGCTTATGACCACATCGTTGAGAAATATCCATATTGGAACCGCACATCTGGGAGAGACCATATTTGG TTTTTCTCATGGGATGAAGGTGCTTGCTATGCTCCTAAAGAGATATGGAATAGCATGATGCTAGTTCATTGGGGTAACACGAACTCTAAGCATAACCATTCGACAACAGCTTATAGGGGTGATAACTGGGATAGTATATCTGATGAGAGGAGAGGAGATCATCCTTGCTTTGATCCTCGCAAAGATCTCGTGATCCCAGCTTGGAAAGTTCCTGATCCTCACTCAATGCGTGCCAATTACTGGGCAAG GCCTCGGGAGAAGCGGAAAACATTGTTTTACTTCAATGGGAATCTCGGACCTGCGTACGAAAATGGAAGGCCTGAAGATTC GTATAGTATGGGAATCAGGCAGAAACTAGCAGAAGAGTTTGGTTCGAGTCCTAACATAGAAGGTAAGCTCGGGAAGCAGCACACAGAAGATGTGATTGTAACTCCATTGCGTTCTGACAATTACCACAAGGACATAGCCAATTCAATCTTCTGTGGTGCGTTCCCTGGAGATGGTTGGAGTGGACGCATGGAAGATAGTATCTTACAAGGATGTGTCCCAGTCATCATTCAG GACGGAATCTACTTGCCGTATGAGAACGTGCTAAATTACGAAAGCTTTGCAGTTCGTGTCAGCGAAGATGACATTCCAAATCTCATAAACACTCTCCGG GGATTCAGTGAGGCAGAGATACAATTCAGACTGGCTAATGTAAAGAAGCTCTGGCAAAGATTTTTGTTCCGAGACTCGATTTTGCTTGAAGCCGAAAGACAGAAAGCTAGTTATGGACTTGAAGAAGACTGGGCTGTTCAATTCTCTAAACTGAAACATGACGATATCTTTGCTACTTTCATACAAACTCTGCATTTCAAGCTACACAACGATCCATGGAGACAAGAGCAAGTTGTAAACCGGACTAAAGATTACGGATTGCCTCAAGAATGTCTCCATAGAACCAGCTAA
- the LOC104712440 gene encoding probable inactive receptor-like protein kinase At1g65250 has protein sequence MDWWKTKKSLRAVVKKERSVRGRERGEILLEELIKCCDGKPNPIKFFSADQILEATDTFSESNRASELFDDTPYDWYHHSGKNNNHHHHHHHQMILIKKWRYRFNEQNRGNFCRDIAISSMVSGHKNFMKLVGCGLESEHPVLVYRAVTKPSNLDLKTLLSWRKRLKVAEEIATALAYLHTAFTRPFVYRILRLGDILLDDEGDGGGVAKLCNFSHCVSIPQGETFVTLDCSCLGGDYDYMDDNYLINGVVSEKTDAFGFGIFMQKLLTGEERFRELLTLENRKFPNWLSRYIGEGRIDEIVDTKMLEKMGEVTDEERCRMEAFLVLSERCIGRRGEVPKMVEVAKELKILFR, from the coding sequence ATGGATTGgtggaagacgaagaagagtttACGAGCCGTTGTCAAAAAGGAGAGATCGGTCCGAGGACGcgagagaggagaaatattgCTAGAAGAGCTGATCAAATGTTGCGATGGCAAAccaaatcccatcaaattcttcTCCGCTGACCAGATCCTCGAAGCCACCGACACTTTCAGCGAATCTAATCGTGCTTCAGAATTGTTCGATGACACTCCATACGATTGGTATCATCATTCTGGTAAAAACaataaccatcatcatcatcatcatcatcaaatgatACTCATCAAGAAATGGAGATATAGATTTAACgagcaaaacagaggaaactttTGTCGCGACATAGCGATCTCATCGATGGTGAGTGGTCATAAAAACTTCATGAAACTAGTCGGATGTGGTCTTGAATCTGAACATCCAGTTTTGGTTTACCGTGCTGTAACGAAACCTTCTAATTTAGATCTGAAAACGTTGCTCTcatggagaaagagattgaaGGTAGCTGAGGAGATTGCAACTGCTTTAGCTTATCTCCACACTGCTTTCACAAGACCTTTTGTGTATAGGATTTTGCGTCTAGGAGATATCTTATTGGATGACGAAGGAGATGGTGGTGGTGTTGCGAAGCTGTGTAATTTCTCACACTGTGTCTCGATTCCACAGGGAGAAACATTTGTTACGCTTGACTGTAGTTGTCTTGGTGGAGATTATGATTACATGGATGATAACTATTTGATCAATGGTGTGGTCTCAGAGAAGACTGATGCGTTTGGGTTTGGGATTTTTATGCAAAAGCTTTTGACTGGAGAAGAAAGATTTCGTGAGTTGCTAACTTTAGAAAACAGAAAGTTTCCAAATTGGTTGTCAAGATATATTGGCGAAGGGAGAATTGATGAGATTGTTGATACAAAGATGTTAGAGAAGATGGGTGAAGTTACAGATGAAGAGCGTTGTCGAATGGAAGCTTTTCTTGTTCTCTCGGAAAGATGTATTGGTCGTAGAGGGGAAGTTCCAAAAATGGTGGAAGTGGCCAAggaacttaaaatattattccGGTGA
- the LOC104712441 gene encoding 1-acyl-sn-glycerol-3-phosphate acyltransferase 2, with the protein MVIAAAVIVPLGLLFFISGLVVNLIQALCYVLIRPLSKNTYRKINRVVAETLWLELVWIVDWWAGVKIQVFADNETFNRMGKEHALVVCNHRSDIDWLVGWVLAQRSGSLGSALAVMKKSSKFLPVIGWSMWFSEYLFLERNWSKDESTLKSGLQRLSDFPRPFWLALFVEGTRFTEAKLKAAQEYAASSDLPIPRNVLIPRTKGFVSAVSNMRSFVPAIYDMTVTIPKTSPPPTMLRLFKGQPSVVHVHIKCHSMKDLPESDDAIAQWCRDQFVAKDALLDKHIAADTFPGQQEQNIGRPIKSLAVVLSWACVLTLGAIKFLHWAQLFSSWKGIALSGLALGIITLGMQILIRSSQSERSTPAKVVPAKPKDHHNSESSSQTEVEKQK; encoded by the exons ATGGTGATTGCTGCAGCTGTCATCGTGCCTTTGGgccttctcttcttcatatCTGGTCTCGTTGTCAATCTCATTCAG GCACTTTGCTATGTCCTCATTCGGCCACTGTCTAAGAACACTTACCGGAAAATCAACCGGGTGGTTGCTGAAACCTTGTGGTTGGAGCTTGTTTGGATTGTTGATTGGTGGGCTGGAGTAAAG ATCCAAGTGTTTGCTGATAATGAGACCTTCAATCGAATGG GCAAAGAACACGCTCTTGTCGTTTGTAATCACCGTAGTGATATTGATTGGCTTGTTGGATGGGTTCTGGCTCAG CGGTCAGGTTCCCTGGGAAGCGCTTTGGCTGTAATGAAGAAGTCTTCCAAATTCCTTCCA GTCATAGGCTGGTCAATGTGGTTCTCAGAGTATCTGTTTCTGGAAAGAAATTGGTCCAAGGATGAAAGCACTCTAAAG TCAGGTCTTCAGCGCTTGAGTGACTTTCCTCGACCTTTCTGGCTAGCCCTTTTTGTGGAGGGAACTCGCTTTACAGAGGCTAAACTCAAAGCAGCACAAGAGTATGCAGCCTCCTCTGACTTGCCTATCCCTCGAAATGTGTTGATTCCTCGCACCAAA gGTTTTGTGTCAGCTGTTAGTAATATGCGTTCATTTGTCCCAGCCATTTATGATATGACAGTGACTATTCCAAAAACTTCTCCACCGCCCACGATGCTAAGACTATTCAAAGGACAACCTTCTGTG GTACATGTTCACATCAAGTGTCACTCCATGAAAGACTTGCCTGAATCAGATGACGCAATTGCACAGTGGTGCAGAGATCAGTTTGTGGCTAAG GATGCTTTGTTAGACAAACACATAGCTGCAGACACTTTCCCCGGTCAACAGGAACAGAACATTGGCCGTCCCATAAAGTCCCTTGCG GTGGTTCTATCATGGGCATGCGTATTAACTCTTGGAGCAATTAAGTTCCTACACTGGGCACAACTCTTTTCGTCATGGAAAGGTATCGCGCTATCGGGGCTTGCTCTGGGTATCATCACTCTCGGTATGCAGATCCTGATACGCTCGTCTCAGTCAGAGCGTTCAACCCCAGCCAAAGTGGTTCCAGCAAAGCCAAAGGACCATCACAACTCAGAATCATCCTCCCAAACAGAAGTGGAGAAGCAGAAGTAA